In the Dama dama isolate Ldn47 chromosome 13, ASM3311817v1, whole genome shotgun sequence genome, one interval contains:
- the POLG gene encoding DNA polymerase subunit gamma-1 isoform X4: MSRLLWRKVAGATVGPGPVPAPGRWVSSSASDPVPSDGPPPPPPVPSSEGGQLRHNPLHIQMLSRGLHEQIFGPGGERPDEAAVHRSVEHLQKHGLWGQPAAPLPDVELRLPPLLGGSLDQHFRLLAQKQSLPYLEAANSLLQAQLPPRPPSWAWAEGWTRYGPAGEAEPVAIPEERALVFDVEVCLAEGTCPTLAVAISPSAWYSWCSRRLVEERYSWTSQLSPADLIPLEVPASAGGPAQQEQRERLVVGHNVSFDRAHIREQYLIQGSHMRFLDTMSMHMAISGLSSFQRSLWMAARQGKHKARPPTQRGQKSQSKANGPAISSWDWLDISSVNNLADVHGLYVGGPRLEKEPRELFIKGNMKDVRENFQDLMQYCAQDVWATYEVFQQQLPLFLERCPHPVTLAGMLEMGVSYLPVNQNWERYLAEAQSTYEELQREMKKSLMDLANDACQLLSGERYKEDPWLWDLEWDVQEFKQKKAKKGKRREPAAASKLPVEGADAPGDPRDQEDPGPPSEEEEFQRDVTARTCLEQLRGTTELLPKRPQHLPGHPGWYRKLCPRLDDPAWTPGPSLLSLQMRVTPKLMALTWDGFPLHYSEQHGWGYLVPGRRDNLAQVPAGSTLMSAGAACPHTAIESLYRRHCLEQGKQQPEPPQADLAEEFLLSDSGALWQTVEELGCLEVEAEAKMENSREAVPGQLLPPTAAGGPKASQPAYHHGNGPYNDVDIPGCWFFKLPHKDGNSCNVGSPFAKDFLPKMEDGTLQAGPGGASGPRALEINKMISFWRNAHKRISSQMVVWLPRSVLPRAVTRHASYDEEGRYGAILPQVVTAGTITRRAVEPTWLTASNARPDRVGSELKAMVQAPPGYVLVGADVDSQELWIAAVLGDAHFAGMHGCTAFGWMTLQGRKSRGTDLHSKTAATVGISREHAKIINYGRIYGAGQPFAERLLMQFNHRLTRQEAAEKAQQMYAVTKGLRRYRLSDEGEWLVKELDLPVDRTEDGWVSLKDLRKIQREASKKSRWKKWEVVAERAWMGGTESEMFNKLENIATSDIPRTPVLGCRISRALEPCAVRGEFMTSRVNWVVQSSAVDYLHLMLVAMKWLFEEFAIDGRFCISIHDEVRYLVREEDRYRAALALQITNLLTSTVDIDQCLRKEVTMDCTTPSNPTGMERRYGIPQGEALDIYQIIELTKGSLEK, from the exons ATGAGCCGCCTGCTCTGGAGGAAGGTGGCCGGCGCCACCGTCGGGCCAGGCCCGGTTCCAGCTCCGGGGCGTTGGGTCTCCAGCTCCGCCTCCGACCCCGTCCCCAGCgacgggccgccgccgccgccgcctgtgCCATCCTCGGAGGGCGGGCAGCTTCGGCACAACCCCTTGCACATCCAGATGCTCTCGAGAGGGCTCCACGAGCAGATCTTCGGGCCCGGCGGGGAGAGGCCCGACGAGGCCGCGGTGCACCGCAGCGTGGAGCACCTGCAGAAGCACGGGCTCTGGGGGCAGCCGGCCGCGCCCTTGCCCGACGTGGAGCTTCGCCTGCCGCCCCTCCTCGGGGGCAGCCTGGACCAGCACTTCCGCCTCCTGGCGCAGAAGCAGAGCCTGCCCTACCTGGAGGCGGCCAACTCGCTCTTGCAGGCGCAGCTGCCCCCGCGGCCCCCGAGCTGGGCCTGGGCGGAGGGCTGGACCCGGTACGGCCCCGCGGGGGAGGCCGAACCCGTGGCCATCCCCGAGGAGCGGGCCCTGGTGTTCGACGTGGAGGTCTGCTTGGCAGAGGGAACTTGCCCCACGCTGGCGGTGGCCATATCCCCCTCGGCCTG GTATTCCTGGTGCAGCCGGCGGCTGGTGGAAGAGCGTTACTCTTGGACCAGCCAGCTGTCGCCGGCTGACCTCATTCCCCTGGAGGTCCCTGCCAGTGCCGGCGGCCCTGCTCAGCAAGAACAGCGGGAGCGGTTAGTGGTGGGACACAATGTGTCCTTCGACCGAGCCCACATCCGGGAGCAGTACTTGATCCAG ggTTCCCACATGCGCTTCCTGGACACCATGAGCATGCACATGGCCATCTCGGGGCTGAGCAGCTTCCAGCGCAGTCTGTGGATGGCCGCCAGGCAGGGCAAGCACAAGGCCCGGCCCCCTACTCAACGAGGCCAGAAGTCCCAGAGCAAAGCCAATGGCCCGGCG ATCTCGTCCTGGGACTGGCTGGACATCAGCAGTGTCAATAATCTGGCGGACGTGCACGGCCTCTATGTGGGGGGGCCTCGCCTGGAGAAGGAGCCCCGCGAGCTGTTTATCAAGGGCAACATGAAGGACGTCCGTGAGAACTTCCAG GACCTGATGCAGTACTGTGCCCAGGACGTGTGGGCCACCTATGAGGTTTTCCAGCAGCAGCTTCCACTCTTCCTGGAGAG GTGTCCCCACCCGGTGACTCTGGCTGGCATGTTGGAGATGGGTGTCTCCTATCTGCCCGTCAACCAGAACTGGGAGCGTTACCTGGCGGAGGCGCAGAGCACCTACGAGGAGCTCCAGCGGGAGATGAAGAAGTCGCTGATGGACCTGGCCAACGATGCCTGCCAGTTGCTCTCAGGAGAGAG GTACAAAGAGGACCCCTGGCTCTGGGACCTGGAGTGGGACGTGCAGGAGTTCAAGCAGAAGAAAGCgaagaaggggaagaggagggagccGGCCGCAGCCAGCAAGTTGCCTGTCGAGGGGGCTGATGCCCCTGGGGACCCCAGGGATCAGGAAG ACCCCGGCCCCCCCAGTGAGGAGGAGGAGTTCCAGCGAGATGTCACAGCCCGCACCTGCTTGGAGCAGCTGAGGGGGACCACAGAGCTCCTGCCCAAGCGGCCCCAGCACCTTCCTGGACACCCAGG GTGGTATCGGAAGCTGTGTCCCCGGCTCGATGACCCTGCGTGGACCCCTggccccagtctcctcagcctccaGATGCGGGTCACACCTAAGCTCATGGCATTGACCTGGGACGGCTTCCCCCTGCACTACTCGGAGCAGCATGGCTGGGGCTACTTGGTGCCCGGGCGGCGGGACAACCTGGCTCAGGTGCCGGCTGGCAGCACCCTCATGTCGGCTGGGGCGGCCTGCCCCCACAC AGCCATCGAGTCCCTGTACAGGAGGCACTGTCTTGAACAGGGGAAGCAGCAGCCGGAGCCGCCGCAGGCAGACCTGGCCGAGGAGTTCCTGCTGTCCGACAGCGGCGCCCTGTGGCAGACG GTGGAAGAGCTGGGCTGCTTGGAGGTGGAGGCCgaggcaaagatggagaactcGCGAGAGGCAGTTCCAGGTCAACTGCTACCTCCG ACTGCTGCTGGTGGCCCCAAAGCCAGCCAGCCAGCTTATCACCATGGCAACGGACCCTACAATGATGTGGATATCCCCGGCTGCTGGTTCTTCAAGCTGCCTCATAAG GATGGCAACAGCTGCAATGTGGGCAGCCCCTTTGCCAAAGACTTCTTGCCCAAGATGGAGGACGGCACCCTGCAGGCTGGCCCAGGAGGTGCCAGTGGGCCCCGGGCCTTGGAAATCAATAAAATGATCTCTTTTTGGAGGAATGCCCATAAGCGTATCAG CTCCCAGATGGTCGTGTGGCTGCCCCGGTCTGTGCTGCCCCGGGCCGTGACCAG gCATGCCAGCTATGATGAGGAAGGCCGCTACGGGGCCATCCTGCCCCAGGTGGTGACAGCCGGCACCATCACTCGGCGGGCCGTGGAGCCCACGTGGCTCACTGCCAGCAACGCCCGG CCTGACCGCGTAGGCAGTGAGTTGAAGGCCATGGTGCAGGCCCCGCCCGGCTACGTCCTCGTGGGTGCTGACGTGGATTCCCAGGAGCTGTGGATCGCAGCTGTGCTGGGAGACGCCCACTTTGCTGGCATGCACG GATGCACGGCCTTCGGCTGGATGAccctgcagggcaggaagagcaGGGGCACCGATCTGCACAGCAAGACGGCGGCCACCGTGGGCATCAGCCGTGAGCATGCCAAGATCATCAACTACGGCCGCATCTACGGGGCCGGGCAGCCCTTTGCCGAGCGCCTGCTCATGCAGTTCAACCACCGACTCACGCGGCAGGAGGCGGCTGAGAAGGCCCAGCAGATGTATGCGGTCACCAAGGGCCTCCGCCG GTACCGGCTGTCAGATGAGGGCGAGTGGCTGGTGAAGGAGTTGGACCTCCCTGTGGACAGGACTGAGGACGGCTGGGTTTCCCTGAAGGATCTGCGCAAGATCCAGAGAGAAGCTTCGAAGAA ATCGCGATGGAAGAAGTGGGAGGTGGTTGCTGAGAGAGCCTGGATGGGgggcacagagtcagaaatgTTCAACAAGCTGGAGAACATTGCCACATCTGACATACCTCGTACCCCGGTGCTGGGCTGCCGCATCAGCCGGGCCCTGGAACCCTGTGCTGTCCGCGGGGAG TTCATGACCAGCCGTGTGAACTGGGTGGTGCAGAGCTCCGCGGTGGACTACCTGCACCTCATGCTCGTGGCCATGAAGTGGCTGTTCGAGGAGTTCGCCATTGACGGGCGCTTCTGCATTAGCATCCACGATGAGGTTCGCTACCTGGTGCGGGAGGAGGACCGATACCGCGCAGCGCTCGCCCTGCAGATCACCAACCTCCTGACCAG TACCGTCGATATTGACCAGTGCCTCAGGAAGGAAGTGACCATGGATTGTACAACCCCTTCTAACCCAACTGGGATGGAAAGGCGATATGGGATTCCCCAGG GTGAAGCACTGGATATTTACCAGATAATTGAACTCACCAAAGGCTCCCTGGAGAAATGA
- the POLG gene encoding DNA polymerase subunit gamma-1 isoform X3 — MSRLLWRKVAGATVGPGPVPAPGRWVSSSASDPVPSDGPPPPPPVPSSEGGQLRHNPLHIQMLSRGLHEQIFGPGGERPDEAAVHRSVEHLQKHGLWGQPAAPLPDVELRLPPLLGGSLDQHFRLLAQKQSLPYLEAANSLLQAQLPPRPPSWAWAEGWTRYGPAGEAEPVAIPEERALVFDVEVCLAEGTCPTLAVAISPSAWYSWCSRRLVEERYSWTSQLSPADLIPLEVPASAGGPAQQEQRERLVVGHNVSFDRAHIREQYLIQGSHMRFLDTMSMHMAISGLSSFQRSLWMAARQGKHKARPPTQRGQKSQSKANGPAISSWDWLDISSVNNLADVHGLYVGGPRLEKEPRELFIKGNMKDVRENFQDLMQYCAQDVWATYEVFQQQLPLFLERCPHPVTLAGMLEMGVSYLPVNQNWERYLAEAQSTYEELQREMKKSLMDLANDACQLLSGERYKEDPWLWDLEWDVQEFKQKKAKKGKRREPAAASKLPVEGADAPGDPRDQEDPGPPSEEEEFQRDVTARTCLEQLRGTTELLPKRPQHLPGHPGWYRKLCPRLDDPAWTPGPSLLSLQMRVTPKLMALTWDGFPLHYSEQHGWGYLVPGRRDNLAQVPAGSTLMSAGAACPHTAIESLYRRHCLEQGKQQPEPPQADLAEEFLLSDSGALWQTVEELGCLEVEAEAKMENSREAVPGQLLPPTAAGGPKASQPAYHHGNGPYNDVDIPGCWFFKLPHKDGNSCNVGSPFAKDFLPKMEDGTLQAGPGGASGPRALEINKMISFWRNAHKRISSQMVVWLPRSVLPRAVTRHASYDEEGRYGAILPQVVTAGTITRRAVEPTWLTASNARPDRVGSELKAMVQAPPGYVLVGADVDSQELWIAAVLGDAHFAGMHGCTAFGWMTLQGRKSRGTDLHSKTAATVGISREHAKIINYGRIYGAGQPFAERLLMQFNHRLTRQEAAEKAQQMYAVTKGLRRYRLSDEGEWLVKELDLPVDRTEDGWVSLKDLRKIQREASKKSRWKKWEVVAERAWMGGTESEMFNKLENIATSDIPRTPVLGCRISRALEPCAVRGEFMTSRVNWVVQSSAVDYLHLMLVAMKWLFEEFAIDGRFCISIHDEVRYLVREEDRYRAALALQITNLLTRCMFAHKLGLNDLPQSVAFFSTVDIDQCLRKEVTMDCTTPSNPTGMERRYGIPQGEALDIYQIIELTKGSLEK; from the exons ATGAGCCGCCTGCTCTGGAGGAAGGTGGCCGGCGCCACCGTCGGGCCAGGCCCGGTTCCAGCTCCGGGGCGTTGGGTCTCCAGCTCCGCCTCCGACCCCGTCCCCAGCgacgggccgccgccgccgccgcctgtgCCATCCTCGGAGGGCGGGCAGCTTCGGCACAACCCCTTGCACATCCAGATGCTCTCGAGAGGGCTCCACGAGCAGATCTTCGGGCCCGGCGGGGAGAGGCCCGACGAGGCCGCGGTGCACCGCAGCGTGGAGCACCTGCAGAAGCACGGGCTCTGGGGGCAGCCGGCCGCGCCCTTGCCCGACGTGGAGCTTCGCCTGCCGCCCCTCCTCGGGGGCAGCCTGGACCAGCACTTCCGCCTCCTGGCGCAGAAGCAGAGCCTGCCCTACCTGGAGGCGGCCAACTCGCTCTTGCAGGCGCAGCTGCCCCCGCGGCCCCCGAGCTGGGCCTGGGCGGAGGGCTGGACCCGGTACGGCCCCGCGGGGGAGGCCGAACCCGTGGCCATCCCCGAGGAGCGGGCCCTGGTGTTCGACGTGGAGGTCTGCTTGGCAGAGGGAACTTGCCCCACGCTGGCGGTGGCCATATCCCCCTCGGCCTG GTATTCCTGGTGCAGCCGGCGGCTGGTGGAAGAGCGTTACTCTTGGACCAGCCAGCTGTCGCCGGCTGACCTCATTCCCCTGGAGGTCCCTGCCAGTGCCGGCGGCCCTGCTCAGCAAGAACAGCGGGAGCGGTTAGTGGTGGGACACAATGTGTCCTTCGACCGAGCCCACATCCGGGAGCAGTACTTGATCCAG ggTTCCCACATGCGCTTCCTGGACACCATGAGCATGCACATGGCCATCTCGGGGCTGAGCAGCTTCCAGCGCAGTCTGTGGATGGCCGCCAGGCAGGGCAAGCACAAGGCCCGGCCCCCTACTCAACGAGGCCAGAAGTCCCAGAGCAAAGCCAATGGCCCGGCG ATCTCGTCCTGGGACTGGCTGGACATCAGCAGTGTCAATAATCTGGCGGACGTGCACGGCCTCTATGTGGGGGGGCCTCGCCTGGAGAAGGAGCCCCGCGAGCTGTTTATCAAGGGCAACATGAAGGACGTCCGTGAGAACTTCCAG GACCTGATGCAGTACTGTGCCCAGGACGTGTGGGCCACCTATGAGGTTTTCCAGCAGCAGCTTCCACTCTTCCTGGAGAG GTGTCCCCACCCGGTGACTCTGGCTGGCATGTTGGAGATGGGTGTCTCCTATCTGCCCGTCAACCAGAACTGGGAGCGTTACCTGGCGGAGGCGCAGAGCACCTACGAGGAGCTCCAGCGGGAGATGAAGAAGTCGCTGATGGACCTGGCCAACGATGCCTGCCAGTTGCTCTCAGGAGAGAG GTACAAAGAGGACCCCTGGCTCTGGGACCTGGAGTGGGACGTGCAGGAGTTCAAGCAGAAGAAAGCgaagaaggggaagaggagggagccGGCCGCAGCCAGCAAGTTGCCTGTCGAGGGGGCTGATGCCCCTGGGGACCCCAGGGATCAGGAAG ACCCCGGCCCCCCCAGTGAGGAGGAGGAGTTCCAGCGAGATGTCACAGCCCGCACCTGCTTGGAGCAGCTGAGGGGGACCACAGAGCTCCTGCCCAAGCGGCCCCAGCACCTTCCTGGACACCCAGG GTGGTATCGGAAGCTGTGTCCCCGGCTCGATGACCCTGCGTGGACCCCTggccccagtctcctcagcctccaGATGCGGGTCACACCTAAGCTCATGGCATTGACCTGGGACGGCTTCCCCCTGCACTACTCGGAGCAGCATGGCTGGGGCTACTTGGTGCCCGGGCGGCGGGACAACCTGGCTCAGGTGCCGGCTGGCAGCACCCTCATGTCGGCTGGGGCGGCCTGCCCCCACAC AGCCATCGAGTCCCTGTACAGGAGGCACTGTCTTGAACAGGGGAAGCAGCAGCCGGAGCCGCCGCAGGCAGACCTGGCCGAGGAGTTCCTGCTGTCCGACAGCGGCGCCCTGTGGCAGACG GTGGAAGAGCTGGGCTGCTTGGAGGTGGAGGCCgaggcaaagatggagaactcGCGAGAGGCAGTTCCAGGTCAACTGCTACCTCCG ACTGCTGCTGGTGGCCCCAAAGCCAGCCAGCCAGCTTATCACCATGGCAACGGACCCTACAATGATGTGGATATCCCCGGCTGCTGGTTCTTCAAGCTGCCTCATAAG GATGGCAACAGCTGCAATGTGGGCAGCCCCTTTGCCAAAGACTTCTTGCCCAAGATGGAGGACGGCACCCTGCAGGCTGGCCCAGGAGGTGCCAGTGGGCCCCGGGCCTTGGAAATCAATAAAATGATCTCTTTTTGGAGGAATGCCCATAAGCGTATCAG CTCCCAGATGGTCGTGTGGCTGCCCCGGTCTGTGCTGCCCCGGGCCGTGACCAG gCATGCCAGCTATGATGAGGAAGGCCGCTACGGGGCCATCCTGCCCCAGGTGGTGACAGCCGGCACCATCACTCGGCGGGCCGTGGAGCCCACGTGGCTCACTGCCAGCAACGCCCGG CCTGACCGCGTAGGCAGTGAGTTGAAGGCCATGGTGCAGGCCCCGCCCGGCTACGTCCTCGTGGGTGCTGACGTGGATTCCCAGGAGCTGTGGATCGCAGCTGTGCTGGGAGACGCCCACTTTGCTGGCATGCACG GATGCACGGCCTTCGGCTGGATGAccctgcagggcaggaagagcaGGGGCACCGATCTGCACAGCAAGACGGCGGCCACCGTGGGCATCAGCCGTGAGCATGCCAAGATCATCAACTACGGCCGCATCTACGGGGCCGGGCAGCCCTTTGCCGAGCGCCTGCTCATGCAGTTCAACCACCGACTCACGCGGCAGGAGGCGGCTGAGAAGGCCCAGCAGATGTATGCGGTCACCAAGGGCCTCCGCCG GTACCGGCTGTCAGATGAGGGCGAGTGGCTGGTGAAGGAGTTGGACCTCCCTGTGGACAGGACTGAGGACGGCTGGGTTTCCCTGAAGGATCTGCGCAAGATCCAGAGAGAAGCTTCGAAGAA ATCGCGATGGAAGAAGTGGGAGGTGGTTGCTGAGAGAGCCTGGATGGGgggcacagagtcagaaatgTTCAACAAGCTGGAGAACATTGCCACATCTGACATACCTCGTACCCCGGTGCTGGGCTGCCGCATCAGCCGGGCCCTGGAACCCTGTGCTGTCCGCGGGGAG TTCATGACCAGCCGTGTGAACTGGGTGGTGCAGAGCTCCGCGGTGGACTACCTGCACCTCATGCTCGTGGCCATGAAGTGGCTGTTCGAGGAGTTCGCCATTGACGGGCGCTTCTGCATTAGCATCCACGATGAGGTTCGCTACCTGGTGCGGGAGGAGGACCGATACCGCGCAGCGCTCGCCCTGCAGATCACCAACCTCCTGACCAG GTGCATGTTTGCCCACAAGCTGGGTCTGAATGATCTGCCCCAGTCAGTTGCGTTTTTCAGTACCGTCGATATTGACCAGTGCCTCAGGAAGGAAGTGACCATGGATTGTACAACCCCTTCTAACCCAACTGGGATGGAAAGGCGATATGGGATTCCCCAGG GTGAAGCACTGGATATTTACCAGATAATTGAACTCACCAAAGGCTCCCTGGAGAAATGA